One Paenibacillus sp. FSL H7-0737 DNA segment encodes these proteins:
- a CDS encoding ABC transporter permease subunit, translating into MSSTWVLYRKEMLEMARSYKLIWIPVVFIILGIMQPLTIYYLPEILKASGDVPPGLLEGYEIPHAAVVMAQALGQYGTIGMLVLALGSMNTLAGERYSGTMELILVRPVSPAAIVIAKWTAQLTLLVVALGLGAAGAAYYTEQLIGSVPWGDAIAASGVYGLWLLCVVSATLLFSAFLRPPVAAFLALALMAGLSLGLSLLPTWFDWTPAGLSGLSAGILTAGEGFRAGPYLSAGVLIIICLVGASLLTRKNNFPD; encoded by the coding sequence ATGAGCAGCACCTGGGTCCTTTATCGAAAAGAAATGCTCGAGATGGCTCGCAGTTATAAGCTAATCTGGATACCTGTCGTGTTCATCATTTTAGGCATTATGCAGCCTTTAACTATTTATTATTTGCCGGAAATATTAAAAGCCTCCGGGGATGTGCCCCCAGGTCTGCTGGAAGGGTATGAAATACCGCATGCCGCAGTTGTGATGGCGCAAGCACTGGGACAGTATGGAACAATTGGAATGCTGGTATTGGCGCTAGGCTCGATGAATACTTTAGCTGGAGAACGCTATAGCGGAACTATGGAGTTAATTCTAGTAAGACCTGTTTCTCCCGCAGCAATAGTGATCGCTAAATGGACAGCTCAACTGACCCTGCTTGTTGTTGCGCTTGGATTGGGTGCAGCGGGTGCAGCTTATTACACGGAGCAGCTAATTGGTTCAGTACCGTGGGGCGATGCTATCGCAGCTTCAGGAGTATATGGTTTGTGGTTATTATGTGTTGTCTCGGCTACGTTGTTGTTTAGTGCCTTTTTAAGACCGCCAGTAGCTGCTTTTTTAGCACTGGCGTTAATGGCTGGATTGTCATTAGGCTTAAGCTTATTGCCTACATGGTTTGACTGGACACCCGCAGGACTTTCCGGACTGTCAGCAGGAATTCTTACAGCTGGAGAGGGCTTTAGAGCAGGTCCATATCTTTCTGCCGGTGTATTGATCATAATTTGCCTTGTTGGGGCTTCGCTTTTGACAAGGAAGAATAACTTTCCCGATTGA
- the sigY gene encoding RNA polymerase sigma factor SigY has protein sequence MSDQSLERIRRAQQGDTSALSSLLREHYTFLFKYLIKVTMDPLLAEDLVQDTMVRCMEKINTYNGTSSFSSWLITIATRIFIDRKRRWKREAEWKQREQQEQGIRSIRWRFESRGEEWSEVLDSLSKLPSAQRVAVLLKHYYGYSYDEIGEILRVPSGTVKSRVSLGLNQLRKELNEDGEG, from the coding sequence ATGAGCGATCAGTCGCTGGAGAGAATCAGACGGGCACAGCAGGGAGATACTTCAGCACTGTCTTCACTGCTGCGAGAACACTATACTTTTTTATTCAAATATTTAATCAAGGTGACCATGGACCCGTTGCTGGCAGAGGATCTTGTACAGGACACCATGGTCAGATGTATGGAGAAGATCAACACCTATAACGGAACTTCTTCCTTTTCCTCTTGGTTAATCACAATTGCCACCAGAATATTTATTGATCGCAAGCGGCGCTGGAAGCGTGAAGCGGAATGGAAACAGCGGGAGCAACAGGAACAGGGGATCCGTTCGATTCGTTGGCGATTTGAGAGCAGGGGGGAAGAGTGGAGTGAAGTGCTGGATTCCCTCTCCAAATTACCTTCTGCGCAAAGAGTGGCTGTGCTACTGAAGCATTACTATGGCTATAGTTATGACGAAATTGGCGAAATCCTGCGAGTTCCTTCAGGTACAGTCAAGTCGCGTGTATCCCTTGGACTTAACCAACTACGAAAGGAGCTGAATGAGGATGGAGAAGGATAA
- a CDS encoding SdpI family protein, with protein sequence MKDFKWRWQDTLIVILGLASLAYALINYGKLPQELPAQWGITGKVNRYWDKNIAIFMFGILGIVLPLIMQFTRSIDPKRENYKKFENAYAMSRLAIGVLFNLMLVLTVAYGLGKEINVGKIAIGALGVMFIALGNYMPQVKDNYLFGVRTAWTLSSPEVWRKTHRLSGRMWMIGGLLIFGGAFLSGTLSQTLIITALVLVILVPVLYSWIISRQLKS encoded by the coding sequence ATGAAGGATTTTAAATGGAGATGGCAAGATACACTGATTGTAATATTAGGTTTAGCATCATTAGCTTATGCTTTAATCAATTATGGCAAGCTGCCACAGGAGCTGCCCGCGCAGTGGGGAATTACAGGTAAAGTCAACCGGTATTGGGATAAAAATATAGCTATTTTTATGTTCGGAATCCTGGGCATTGTGCTTCCGCTGATCATGCAGTTCACACGTAGCATTGATCCTAAACGGGAAAATTATAAGAAGTTCGAAAATGCCTATGCTATGAGCAGACTCGCTATTGGGGTGCTTTTTAATCTCATGCTCGTGCTCACGGTTGCTTACGGTCTGGGTAAAGAGATTAATGTGGGTAAAATTGCTATAGGAGCCCTAGGAGTGATGTTTATTGCGCTCGGCAACTACATGCCACAGGTAAAAGATAATTATTTGTTCGGTGTTCGCACAGCATGGACGCTCTCTAGCCCAGAGGTGTGGCGAAAAACACATCGTCTCTCCGGAAGAATGTGGATGATCGGCGGATTGCTTATTTTTGGGGGAGCCTTTTTGAGCGGCACCTTGTCTCAGACCCTTATTATTACGGCTCTTGTACTTGTTATTCTCGTTCCTGTTCTGTACTCTTGGATCATTTCACGTCAGTTAAAATCGTGA
- a CDS encoding PLDc N-terminal domain-containing protein has translation MEDVNWGLIMPLIILQALLAIIGLISLAKADRVRGPKWMWIIIIIFGNILGSVAYFTIGRKDV, from the coding sequence ATGGAAGATGTAAATTGGGGATTAATTATGCCGTTGATCATTTTGCAGGCTTTACTGGCTATTATCGGTTTGATTTCTTTAGCCAAAGCAGATAGAGTACGCGGTCCAAAATGGATGTGGATTATAATCATTATTTTCGGAAATATATTAGGCAGCGTAGCTTATTTCACGATAGGAAGGAAAGATGTCTAA
- a CDS encoding ABC transporter ATP-binding protein, whose translation MSLLQVTNLRKSYGAHISVHDISFDIEKGRCVALLGPNGAGKTTTLRMLAGLLEPTSGMISFEGSRPGAEYRRGLGYVPQSPAFYGWMTGQEYVVFAAKLSGMGAKEATSSALESLIRVGLKDDARRKIGGYSGGMKQRLGLAQALVHRPRLLLLDEPVSALDPIGRREVMELLREIREETTVVFSTHVLHDAEEICDDIILMNHGRIAEQGSLSQLRSQYSLPVIRLRTEKHKEAIQWLESLASKPFVLDSELFGDHAVFNVHDVEKARQTILQEAAQLEIPLLQFEAGSSTLEDLFMKVVGV comes from the coding sequence ATGTCACTTCTTCAAGTTACGAATTTGCGCAAAAGCTATGGGGCGCATATTTCCGTACATGATATAAGCTTTGATATTGAAAAAGGGAGATGTGTCGCTTTACTAGGACCCAATGGTGCAGGCAAGACGACCACACTACGTATGCTGGCGGGTCTTCTAGAACCTACCTCTGGAATGATTTCGTTTGAGGGGAGCCGTCCTGGAGCAGAATATCGCAGAGGACTAGGATATGTACCGCAATCTCCAGCCTTTTACGGTTGGATGACTGGACAGGAATATGTTGTGTTTGCTGCAAAGCTTAGTGGAATGGGAGCTAAAGAAGCAACAAGCAGCGCTTTGGAATCGCTTATACGTGTAGGCCTCAAAGACGATGCACGCCGCAAGATTGGTGGATATTCCGGGGGGATGAAGCAGCGGTTGGGTCTCGCACAGGCACTTGTGCATCGCCCTCGACTGCTTTTACTGGATGAGCCCGTATCTGCACTTGATCCGATCGGCCGCAGGGAAGTGATGGAATTGCTACGAGAAATACGTGAAGAGACAACGGTAGTTTTCTCCACGCATGTGCTGCATGACGCGGAAGAGATTTGTGATGATATTATTTTAATGAATCATGGACGCATTGCTGAGCAGGGGTCTCTGTCGCAGCTTCGTTCACAATACAGCCTTCCTGTTATTCGTTTACGTACCGAGAAGCACAAAGAAGCCATTCAGTGGCTGGAATCTCTTGCCTCCAAGCCGTTTGTACTGGATTCGGAGTTGTTTGGAGATCATGCGGTATTTAATGTGCATGATGTAGAAAAGGCCCGCCAGACGATTTTGCAAGAAGCAGCGCAGCTCGAAATTCCATTGCTGCAATTTGAAGCAGGCTCTTCCACATTAGAGGATTTATTTATGAAGGTGGTGGGCGTATGA
- a CDS encoding SDR family oxidoreductase, with protein sequence MMLTNKVAVVTGAGSGIGEAIALLFAQQGAKVIAADIHLGDVEAVAKKAEQGHGNGVVYPVKADVSKEEDTQRMIDAASTQFGGLHILVNNAGIMDKMTPAHEITDDLWENVIAVNVTGPMRAIRKVLPIFMAQEGGCIINVASIGGLEGSRAGVAYTVSKHAVIGMTKNVGYQYSKLGIRCNAIAPGGVKTNIDLSNPSTFGSQKAGDGMASMPRTGESSEIASIALFLASEAASFVNGTVITADAGWTAY encoded by the coding sequence ATGATGCTGACGAATAAGGTTGCAGTTGTTACAGGTGCGGGTTCTGGGATTGGGGAAGCAATTGCTCTTCTTTTTGCCCAGCAAGGGGCTAAGGTTATTGCTGCGGACATCCATCTGGGGGATGTTGAAGCGGTGGCCAAGAAGGCAGAACAAGGTCATGGCAACGGGGTGGTGTATCCTGTAAAGGCAGACGTTTCGAAGGAAGAGGATACTCAGCGAATGATTGATGCCGCAAGTACACAATTTGGTGGACTTCATATTCTCGTTAATAATGCGGGGATCATGGATAAAATGACCCCGGCTCATGAAATCACAGACGACTTATGGGAGAACGTAATTGCAGTGAACGTCACCGGACCCATGAGAGCCATTCGTAAGGTCCTACCGATTTTCATGGCACAAGAAGGTGGATGTATCATCAATGTAGCATCGATCGGCGGCTTAGAGGGATCACGTGCAGGAGTGGCCTATACTGTCTCCAAGCACGCTGTCATCGGTATGACTAAAAATGTAGGGTATCAGTACTCGAAGCTTGGAATTCGCTGTAATGCTATAGCACCAGGTGGGGTAAAGACGAATATTGATTTGTCTAATCCGAGTACTTTTGGTAGTCAAAAGGCAGGAGATGGTATGGCGTCCATGCCGCGAACAGGGGAAAGCAGCGAGATCGCATCGATAGCTTTATTCCTGGCTTCAGAAGCTGCGAGCTTCGTGAATGGAACGGTAATAACGGCGGATGCCGGATGGACCGCTTATTAA
- a CDS encoding DedA family protein, with translation MHVISDLISTLFEWIQSLGYFGIMIGLMIEVIPSEIVLAFGGFLVWSGDINFFGAVLFGTIGGVIAQIFVYWIGRYGGRPVLEKYGKYIFIQKKHIDHSEEWFNKYGTGVIFTARFIPVVRHAISVPAGISKMPLGKFTLLTTLAVIPWSALFVYLGMTLGNKWEDIDKVAAKYTNEIILVAIALIIIYFVFKWYKSKKKGTTK, from the coding sequence TTGCATGTTATTTCTGATCTGATCTCAACATTGTTTGAATGGATTCAGAGTCTTGGTTATTTTGGGATTATGATCGGACTTATGATTGAAGTTATTCCGAGTGAAATTGTACTGGCTTTCGGTGGCTTTTTAGTATGGAGTGGAGATATTAATTTTTTTGGCGCCGTATTATTCGGTACGATCGGCGGAGTCATTGCACAGATTTTTGTGTATTGGATTGGCCGTTATGGTGGCAGACCTGTTTTGGAGAAATACGGGAAATATATTTTCATTCAAAAGAAGCATATTGACCATTCGGAAGAGTGGTTCAATAAGTACGGGACTGGCGTAATCTTTACAGCACGTTTTATTCCGGTTGTTCGTCATGCCATTTCCGTTCCAGCTGGGATATCGAAAATGCCTTTAGGTAAGTTCACTTTGTTGACTACGCTTGCTGTTATTCCATGGAGTGCTTTGTTTGTATATCTGGGTATGACCTTGGGGAATAAATGGGAAGATATTGACAAAGTAGCAGCTAAGTATACCAACGAAATTATACTTGTAGCGATCGCTCTGATCATCATTTACTTTGTGTTTAAATGGTACAAATCCAAGAAAAAGGGGACTACAAAATGA
- the gatA gene encoding Asp-tRNA(Asn)/Glu-tRNA(Gln) amidotransferase subunit GatA, which translates to MSLFQNRLPEVHRMLTAKEVSVSELTEESLAIIAERDKKVNAFLTLNEEGARSTARALDDKLASGAARGLLFGLPAGIKDNIVTKGLRTTCASQFLKDFQPIYNATVASKLQQADAVTIGKLNMDEFAMGGSNENSSFGPVRNPWDLERVPGGSSGGSAAAVAAGEVFFSLGSDTGGSIRQPASYCGVVGLKPTYGLVSRYGLVAFASSLDQIGPLTRNVEDSAYVLQAIAGYDAQDSTSAKVEIPDYLSSLTGDVSGLRIAVPKEYLGAGVDASVRETVLSALKVLEGMGAVWEEVSLPHTEYAVAAYYLLSSSEASSNLARFDGVRYGARVDEGGGLLDLYLNSRSRGFGPEVKRRIMLGTYALSSGYYDAYYLKAQKVRTLIKQDFDDIFKKYDVVIGPTAPTTAFKLGSQTEDPLTMYLNDILTIPVSLAGIPAVSVPCGFAEGMPVGLQIIGKEFDESTILRVAHAFEQNTDHHKQRPQL; encoded by the coding sequence TTGAGCCTGTTTCAAAATCGATTGCCTGAAGTACATCGCATGTTAACTGCTAAAGAAGTATCGGTCAGTGAACTGACTGAAGAATCGCTGGCGATTATCGCTGAGCGGGATAAGAAAGTAAATGCATTTTTGACCTTGAACGAGGAGGGCGCTCGTAGCACCGCACGCGCTTTGGACGACAAACTGGCATCTGGAGCAGCACGTGGATTGCTGTTTGGTCTTCCTGCCGGAATTAAGGATAATATTGTAACTAAGGGACTACGCACGACCTGTGCCAGCCAATTTTTGAAAGATTTCCAGCCGATTTATAACGCTACTGTGGCTTCTAAACTGCAGCAGGCAGATGCTGTAACGATCGGTAAATTGAATATGGATGAATTCGCAATGGGTGGATCTAATGAGAATTCAAGCTTTGGTCCTGTACGCAATCCTTGGGATTTAGAGCGTGTGCCCGGCGGTTCCAGTGGCGGATCTGCTGCTGCAGTAGCTGCTGGCGAAGTATTCTTCTCACTAGGTTCGGATACTGGGGGTTCCATCCGCCAGCCTGCTTCCTATTGTGGTGTTGTAGGTCTCAAACCTACTTATGGTCTTGTATCACGTTATGGACTGGTAGCCTTTGCTTCCTCACTCGATCAGATTGGACCATTAACACGTAATGTAGAGGATTCTGCATATGTGCTTCAAGCGATTGCTGGTTATGATGCCCAGGACTCTACTTCAGCTAAAGTAGAAATTCCTGATTATTTGAGTTCTCTGACTGGTGATGTTTCCGGACTTCGCATTGCTGTACCTAAGGAATACTTAGGAGCAGGTGTCGATGCTTCTGTGCGTGAGACAGTCTTGTCCGCACTTAAGGTGCTGGAAGGAATGGGTGCTGTCTGGGAGGAAGTTTCATTACCACATACGGAATACGCAGTAGCAGCTTATTATTTGCTGTCCTCTTCGGAAGCTTCATCTAACCTCGCGCGTTTTGACGGTGTGCGTTATGGTGCACGTGTAGATGAAGGCGGAGGATTGCTTGATCTATATCTTAATTCCCGCAGTCGCGGCTTTGGCCCTGAGGTCAAACGTCGTATTATGTTGGGTACTTATGCACTCAGCTCCGGGTATTACGATGCATACTATTTAAAAGCACAAAAGGTGCGTACTTTGATTAAACAGGACTTTGATGACATCTTTAAAAAATATGATGTGGTCATCGGGCCAACAGCGCCTACGACAGCATTCAAATTAGGTTCACAGACGGAGGATCCGCTGACCATGTATCTGAACGATATTCTCACGATTCCTGTGAGCTTGGCAGGTATTCCTGCCGTTAGCGTTCCTTGTGGCTTTGCGGAAGGCATGCCAGTAGGTTTGCAAATTATCGGTAAAGAATTTGACGAGAGTACGATTCTGCGTGTTGCTCACGCGTTTGAACAAAATACTGATCATCACAAGCAGCGTCCACAGCTGTAG
- a CDS encoding O-antigen ligase family protein, whose protein sequence is MGSVNRERSLDSIIVYFSAALVIAAGVGACLLRGFFFTEEMYLFLTLWFVMCSAALLYLYIGVGKWRSSAGGASGVRRALKIMLTAPLIVLSLYLIHRLRDPLSAEGTMNEILRWGLYASFAFLVCFCALNRVGRQLIIAAWSILGIFLSISALLAVCGVVELPFAIAYSNSSEVSITGARLAGVMEYPNAFGAVMAVFLLERLFAVAAYYERPQKSVDGCDRLERREPRSTAAVLLRLLPLFPYAAALLLSESRGAWLTAACACAAVLLWKRQLIAPLLAAGAAPVVAAALLYRQLARAGLAVEPLPGLLLLAGLWAGALLAGLWLCRRQRSAAGIARAAMLALAAAGWTAAGTVVLLHVRERITGPSSTVSARGLFYRDAWRLTVEAPWLGRGGETWRSSYLAAQSRPYVGSQVHSGYLDILLNLGFVGLAAILLMLLAAGWLLAQRSPRLLPPFLVIVMHSAVDFDWSYGLIWLLLFWLPALALSEYEHKHQSANTRFTSISLFTTHFASANLSAPIPAFASMSPPYSRRLFITVACCLCLMLSVLSLHATQGERYYRQAVQTVDPSVKVDLLEQSLAWNPQSPKTAVALSRLLTGEQSVSILQQSLQYSPENASLNWEMARRWMYSDDPGAALYWIRRSIKLDKYNSVKWVKGIEGMLMMGRKKLAEGNRMEAISCIASGNELLREYRVLAEYEASKGEQHNDRKFQITEQADDLSRRLSVLASRF, encoded by the coding sequence ATGGGGAGCGTTAACAGAGAGCGGAGTCTGGATTCAATAATCGTATATTTTAGTGCAGCCTTAGTCATCGCAGCCGGAGTAGGAGCTTGTTTGCTGCGTGGATTTTTTTTTACAGAGGAGATGTACCTCTTTCTGACCCTATGGTTTGTGATGTGTTCTGCGGCTTTGCTTTATTTGTACATTGGAGTAGGCAAGTGGAGAAGTAGCGCAGGGGGAGCAAGTGGAGTACGTAGAGCTTTGAAAATAATGTTGACTGCACCTTTAATAGTTCTATCACTCTATCTGATTCATAGGCTAAGAGATCCTCTTTCGGCAGAGGGAACAATGAATGAAATATTACGGTGGGGCTTGTATGCTAGCTTTGCATTTTTGGTTTGTTTTTGCGCGTTGAATCGGGTGGGGCGTCAGCTTATCATTGCTGCATGGTCTATTTTGGGCATATTCTTAAGCATAAGTGCTTTGCTGGCAGTGTGCGGGGTGGTAGAGTTACCTTTCGCTATAGCTTACAGCAATTCATCGGAAGTAAGCATTACAGGTGCCAGATTAGCAGGGGTGATGGAATATCCTAATGCCTTTGGTGCTGTGATGGCTGTTTTTCTACTGGAGCGGCTGTTTGCTGTCGCTGCTTATTATGAAAGACCTCAGAAGAGTGTGGATGGATGCGATAGATTGGAACGGCGAGAACCGCGCAGCACGGCCGCCGTGCTGCTGCGCTTGCTGCCGCTGTTCCCGTACGCCGCCGCGCTGCTCCTCAGCGAGTCGCGCGGCGCGTGGCTGACGGCGGCTTGCGCCTGCGCCGCCGTCTTGCTCTGGAAGCGGCAGCTCATCGCGCCGCTTCTTGCCGCTGGTGCCGCGCCCGTGGTCGCCGCGGCGCTGCTCTACCGCCAACTGGCCCGTGCCGGGTTGGCGGTAGAGCCTTTGCCCGGCCTGCTGTTGCTGGCCGGGCTTTGGGCCGGCGCGTTGCTAGCCGGCCTATGGCTGTGCCGCCGCCAGCGCAGCGCGGCGGGCATTGCCCGAGCCGCCATGCTGGCATTGGCGGCAGCAGGTTGGACGGCGGCGGGCACTGTCGTCCTCCTGCACGTGCGCGAGCGGATCACCGGACCGTCATCGACGGTATCCGCGCGTGGTCTGTTCTACCGCGACGCCTGGCGGCTGACGGTAGAGGCACCTTGGCTGGGGCGCGGGGGCGAGACTTGGCGGAGTTCATACCTCGCCGCCCAATCTCGCCCTTATGTTGGCAGCCAAGTGCATAGCGGTTATCTCGACATCCTGTTGAACCTAGGATTTGTTGGCCTGGCAGCCATACTGCTTATGCTGCTAGCAGCAGGCTGGCTGCTGGCTCAGAGATCGCCGCGTCTACTGCCGCCATTTTTGGTTATCGTTATGCATAGCGCAGTCGATTTTGACTGGAGCTACGGATTAATCTGGCTGCTGCTTTTTTGGCTGCCAGCACTTGCCCTGTCTGAATATGAGCACAAACATCAATCTGCGAATACCCGCTTTACGTCCATAAGTTTGTTCACCACTCATTTCGCATCCGCGAACCTCAGCGCCCCTATCCCTGCATTCGCGAGTATGTCACCCCCATATTCCCGCCGACTATTCATCACTGTCGCCTGCTGCCTTTGTCTCATGCTATCTGTATTGTCCCTTCACGCCACACAAGGAGAGAGGTACTACCGGCAAGCAGTTCAGACGGTTGATCCCTCGGTGAAGGTAGATTTGCTAGAGCAATCACTAGCGTGGAATCCCCAGTCTCCTAAAACAGCTGTAGCATTATCCAGGCTACTTACGGGTGAACAAAGCGTGAGTATACTCCAGCAGAGTTTGCAATATTCTCCGGAGAATGCAAGTTTAAACTGGGAAATGGCTAGACGATGGATGTACAGTGATGATCCGGGAGCTGCATTATATTGGATACGCCGAAGTATTAAGCTCGATAAATACAACTCTGTTAAGTGGGTCAAAGGGATTGAAGGCATGCTTATGATGGGCCGGAAGAAGTTAGCGGAAGGGAATCGAATGGAGGCCATAAGCTGTATTGCCTCAGGGAACGAGCTTCTGCGGGAGTATAGAGTGTTGGCAGAATACGAGGCAAGTAAAGGTGAGCAGCATAATGACCGGAAGTTCCAAATAACAGAACAAGCCGACGACCTGAGTCGACGGCTTAGTGTATTGGCTTCACGATTTTAA
- the gatC gene encoding Asp-tRNA(Asn)/Glu-tRNA(Gln) amidotransferase subunit GatC, with translation MSITVKDVQHVAKLARLQLSPEEEATFTEQMNAILQYAEKLNELDTENVKPTTHVLQVSNVMRDDVVKESLTQEEALLNAPDDEDGHFKVPAVLE, from the coding sequence ATGAGCATTACCGTTAAAGATGTGCAGCATGTGGCCAAGCTGGCTCGTCTGCAATTGAGCCCGGAAGAAGAGGCAACCTTTACAGAACAAATGAATGCTATTTTACAATATGCTGAGAAGTTGAATGAGCTAGATACGGAGAATGTGAAGCCGACCACGCATGTACTGCAGGTCAGTAATGTGATGCGTGATGATGTTGTGAAGGAAAGCCTAACGCAAGAGGAAGCACTTCTTAACGCGCCGGATGATGAAGACGGACATTTCAAGGTTCCAGCTGTTTTGGAATAA
- a CDS encoding autorepressor SdpR family transcription factor has translation MNESFKALADPTRRQIIRLLREKDRTAGEIADFFNMSKPSISHHLNALKHADLVQDERKGQFIMYSLNTTVLEEVLGWLLELTGTGKQSETESKSRDGKQSRQNMHSEKEDD, from the coding sequence ATGAATGAGTCTTTCAAAGCACTAGCTGATCCTACCCGTCGCCAAATCATTCGGTTACTAAGGGAAAAGGACCGAACCGCAGGTGAAATTGCTGATTTTTTCAACATGTCAAAGCCAAGCATTTCTCACCATCTGAATGCACTGAAGCATGCCGATCTCGTACAGGATGAACGAAAAGGTCAATTCATTATGTATTCATTAAATACGACGGTTCTCGAAGAGGTTCTTGGCTGGTTGCTCGAGCTAACAGGTACGGGAAAGCAATCGGAGACGGAAAGCAAATCACGTGACGGAAAACAAAGCCGTCAGAATATGCATTCTGAGAAGGAGGATGATTGA
- a CDS encoding MBL fold metallo-hydrolase, with protein MLNIRSFNLGPLQTNAYLLTGADPAKGIIVDPGMNPAALVRSIEGMEIEAILLTHAHFDHMGGVDEIRKAKKCPVYLHPLESEWLSSPKLNGSLMWSEVSPPLATDPAEYDLAEGQVLQFIGHTFRVYHTPGHSPGSVSFLCGNDLFSGDVLFKMGVGRTDLPGGRERDLFDSIRGKLYKMDDEVKVYPGHGPRTTIGFEKIRNPYVPQ; from the coding sequence ATGCTTAATATACGTTCATTTAATCTGGGTCCGCTTCAAACGAATGCCTACTTACTGACAGGTGCGGATCCTGCGAAGGGTATCATCGTAGATCCTGGTATGAATCCTGCTGCATTAGTGCGGAGTATCGAAGGAATGGAAATCGAAGCTATTTTGTTAACACATGCACATTTTGATCATATGGGCGGTGTAGACGAAATTCGTAAAGCTAAGAAATGTCCTGTTTATTTACATCCACTTGAAAGTGAATGGCTAAGTAGCCCCAAGCTGAACGGTTCACTAATGTGGTCGGAGGTGTCACCTCCTCTAGCTACAGATCCTGCGGAATATGATCTGGCAGAAGGGCAAGTTCTGCAATTCATTGGACACACCTTCCGTGTGTACCATACACCTGGTCACTCTCCAGGCAGTGTAAGTTTCCTTTGTGGAAATGATCTATTCTCCGGAGATGTACTCTTTAAAATGGGAGTTGGGCGCACAGATTTACCTGGTGGTAGGGAACGGGATCTGTTCGATTCTATTCGTGGCAAGCTATACAAAATGGATGACGAAGTGAAGGTTTATCCAGGACATGGTCCACGGACAACCATTGGATTTGAAAAGATTCGAAACCCTTATGTTCCTCAATAG
- a CDS encoding thioredoxin family protein, whose product MKQNVAQKFGKGLTPRQFVESMTKNQQAFESWYEKFNWEDESDKEYFESLNHRDDLRVLILAADWCGDVVRNVPAVFRILETAGMKTEVFILEENPELMDDFLTMGGRSVPVVIFADTGGYVLGHWGPRPEHVQRIMREFKRENPDREAADYDSKIAEARKAMGQAYGEGTEYQAVIAKELRSLISGF is encoded by the coding sequence ATGAAGCAGAATGTAGCTCAAAAGTTTGGAAAAGGCCTAACACCGCGCCAATTCGTAGAAAGTATGACGAAGAATCAACAGGCTTTTGAATCCTGGTATGAGAAGTTTAATTGGGAAGATGAGAGCGATAAGGAATATTTCGAAAGTCTGAACCATCGCGACGATTTGCGGGTACTTATCCTAGCAGCGGATTGGTGTGGAGACGTAGTACGCAATGTTCCTGCTGTATTCCGTATTCTGGAGACGGCGGGAATGAAGACAGAGGTATTTATTTTGGAAGAGAATCCGGAGCTTATGGATGATTTCTTGACCATGGGTGGCAGATCTGTCCCAGTCGTGATTTTTGCAGACACTGGAGGATATGTGCTCGGACATTGGGGTCCTAGACCAGAGCATGTGCAGCGTATAATGAGAGAGTTCAAACGTGAGAATCCTGACCGTGAGGCCGCTGATTACGACAGCAAAATCGCAGAAGCACGTAAGGCCATGGGGCAAGCCTATGGGGAAGGAACGGAATATCAGGCAGTTATCGCAAAAGAACTGCGTAGTCTGATTTCCGGATTCTAG
- a CDS encoding YxlC family protein: protein MEKDKDKEPELYLHKLSDELDRLDAQYNDITPPSLQELERLMVDASVHRKSMERKELLLFWGISLILISVFLSILGSAPMIYWIIQAIIPIAGLSALGIARIRRNREGAQE, encoded by the coding sequence ATGGAGAAGGATAAAGATAAGGAGCCTGAGTTGTATTTGCATAAGCTTTCAGATGAGCTTGACCGGTTAGATGCACAATATAATGACATCACACCACCTTCATTACAGGAACTGGAGAGGTTAATGGTTGATGCCTCTGTGCATAGAAAGAGCATGGAACGTAAAGAGCTGCTGTTATTCTGGGGCATATCGTTGATCCTGATCAGCGTATTTCTATCCATTCTCGGTTCTGCACCGATGATCTATTGGATTATTCAAGCGATTATTCCTATTGCGGGACTCAGTGCTCTAGGAATAGCGAGGATCAGGAGGAACAGAGAAGGTGCGCAAGAATGA